The following proteins come from a genomic window of Larimichthys crocea isolate SSNF chromosome III, L_crocea_2.0, whole genome shotgun sequence:
- the slc35d2 gene encoding UDP-N-acetylglucosamine/UDP-glucose/GDP-mannose transporter, with protein sequence MSAKSSQETSEHSGQVKFLSAAFYAGSSFLITVVNKTVLTSYRFPSYMCLGIGQMITTLVVLYAAKMNKSVQFQDFDRSILLKIFPLPLLYVGNHITGLASTKKLSLPMFTVLRKFTILMTMILEIYILRKTFPKRLVYSIVAIVFGAMVAASSDLAFDVEAYTFILLNDAFTAASGVYTKKKLGMEGLGKYGVLFYNALIIIIPTLLASAFTGDLHQAATFKDWVEATFIFCFCVSCIMGFVLMYSIVLCSYYNSALTTTVVGAIKNVAVAYIGIFVGGDYLFSWTNFLGLTICMSGGLAYTYLTFNTKPSTSNAEGAQELKIHITEDRTRTH encoded by the exons ATGTCTGCCAAAAGCAGCCAAGAAACATCTGAACACTCCGGACAAGTCAAGTTCCTCTCCGCGGCGTTTTACGCCGGCAGTTCGTTTCTTATTACGGTGGTGAATAAAACCGTACTGACGAGCTACAG GTTTCCCTCTTATATGTGTCTGGGAATTGGCCAG atGATCACCACTCTTGTTGTCCTTTACGCTgccaaaatgaacaaatcagtCCAGTTTCAAGATTTCGACAGGAGTATTCTCTTAAAA ATTTTCCCTCTTCCTTTGCTCTATGTTGGAAACCATATAACCGGATTAGCAAGCACGAAAAAACTCAG TTTACccatgtttacagttttacgCAAATTTACCATATTGATGACAATGATCTTGGAGATATATATACTAAG aaaaacatttcctaAACGCCTCGTGTACAGCATTGTGGCCATAGTTTTTGGTGCCATGGTTGCTGCAAG TTCCGACCTGGCGTTTGATGTGGAGGCGTATACCTTTATCCTGCTCAATGATGCCTTCACTGCTGCCAGTGGTGTGTACACTAAGAAGAAACTTGGCATGGAG gGCCTTGGGAAGTATGGTGTGTTATTTTACAAtgcactgatcatcatcatccctACTCTCTTGGCAAGTGCATTTACTGGAGATTTACATCAG GCAGCCACATTTAAGGACTGGGTTGAAGCCacgtttattttttgtttctgtgtgtcctgCATCATGGG gTTTGTGCTGATGTATTCCATAGTCCTGTGCAGCTATTATAACTCAGCACTCACTACCACAGTAGTGGGAGCAATAAAG AATGTTGCAGTAGCCTATATTGGCATCTTTGTAGGTGGAGACTATCTGTTTTCTTGGACGAACTTCCTAGGCCTCACTATCTG TATGTCAGGTGGACTAGCTTACACGTATCTCACCTTCAACACTAAACCATCTACAAGTAACGCAGAAGGAGCACAAGAGCTGAAGATTCACATTACAGAAGATCGAACTAGGACTCACTAA
- the znf367 gene encoding zinc finger protein 367 isoform X1 yields MADNKHPHVIFCSDSPKRVLVSVIKTTPIKPRKAEALTPTSPGFSDFMVYPWKWGENAHNVTLSPGSVSGASSPTGTQTAGEADTAPSPDQLRDGIRRGRPRADTVRELISEGETSSSRIRCNICNRVFPREKSLQAHKRTHTGERPYLCDYPNCGKAFVQSGQLKTHQRLHTGEKPFVCSEKGCGNRFTHANRHCPKHPFSRLKREEPKEDLGKAQSVDNKAVAEWLAKYWQTREQRAPTTTKVKPQGKARAEDQEQQDPMEFLQSDEENGDEEEAAEEEKGSHGGGAAKRRLQEQRERLHGALALIELANNLSA; encoded by the exons ATGGCGGATAACAAGCACCCACATGTTATTTTCTGCAGCGACTCGCCTAAAAGAGTTTTGGTGTCTGTCATCAAGACCACCCCTATCAAACCGAGGAAAGCAGAGGCTCTGACGCCGACGAGCCCCGGTTTCAGCGACTTCATGGTCTACCCGTGGAAATGGGGGGAGAACGCCCACAATGTGACTCTGAGCCCGGGCTCAGTGAGCGGGGCTTCTTCGCCTACCGGGACTCAGACTGCCGGAGAAGCGGACACGGCTCCTTCGCCTGACCAGCTCAGG GATGGTATCCGCAGAGGGCGTCCACGGGCTGACACCGTACGGGAGCTCATAAGCGAAGGGGAGACTTCGTCTAGCCGCATCCGCTGTAACATCTGCAACCGAGTGTTTCCCAGAGAGAAGTCTCTTCAGGCTCataagaggacacacacag GAGAGAGGCCCTATCTGTGTGACTACCCAAACTGTGGGAAGGCGTTTGTGCAGAGTGGTCAGCTGAAAACGCACCAGCGGCTGCACACTGGGGAGAAACCTTTTGTCTGCTCGGAGAAAG GATGTGGCAATCGTTTCACACATGCCAACCGTCACTGTCCCAAGCATCCTTTCTCCCGCCTGAAGAGAGAGGAACCAAAGGAGGACCTGGGAAAAGCCCAGTCTGTGGATAATAAGGCTGTGGCAGAGTGGTTGGCAAA GTACTGGCAAACCCGTGAGCAGCGCGCCCCGACAACCACCAAGGTGAAGCCACAGGGCAAAGCCAGAGCAGAGGACCAGGAGCAGCAGGATCCAATGGAGTTTCTCCAGTCTGATGAAGAGAATGGAGACGAGGAAGAGGccgcagaggaggagaagggcaGCCATGGGGGAGGTGCCGCCAAGCGCCGCCTCCAGGAGCAGCGTGAGCGGCTCCACGGTGCTCTGGCACTCATTGAGCTGGCCAACAACCTGTCTGCCTGA
- the znf367 gene encoding zinc finger protein 367 isoform X2, translating into MVYPWKWGENAHNVTLSPGSVSGASSPTGTQTAGEADTAPSPDQLRDGIRRGRPRADTVRELISEGETSSSRIRCNICNRVFPREKSLQAHKRTHTGERPYLCDYPNCGKAFVQSGQLKTHQRLHTGEKPFVCSEKGCGNRFTHANRHCPKHPFSRLKREEPKEDLGKAQSVDNKAVAEWLAKYWQTREQRAPTTTKVKPQGKARAEDQEQQDPMEFLQSDEENGDEEEAAEEEKGSHGGGAAKRRLQEQRERLHGALALIELANNLSA; encoded by the exons ATGGTCTACCCGTGGAAATGGGGGGAGAACGCCCACAATGTGACTCTGAGCCCGGGCTCAGTGAGCGGGGCTTCTTCGCCTACCGGGACTCAGACTGCCGGAGAAGCGGACACGGCTCCTTCGCCTGACCAGCTCAGG GATGGTATCCGCAGAGGGCGTCCACGGGCTGACACCGTACGGGAGCTCATAAGCGAAGGGGAGACTTCGTCTAGCCGCATCCGCTGTAACATCTGCAACCGAGTGTTTCCCAGAGAGAAGTCTCTTCAGGCTCataagaggacacacacag GAGAGAGGCCCTATCTGTGTGACTACCCAAACTGTGGGAAGGCGTTTGTGCAGAGTGGTCAGCTGAAAACGCACCAGCGGCTGCACACTGGGGAGAAACCTTTTGTCTGCTCGGAGAAAG GATGTGGCAATCGTTTCACACATGCCAACCGTCACTGTCCCAAGCATCCTTTCTCCCGCCTGAAGAGAGAGGAACCAAAGGAGGACCTGGGAAAAGCCCAGTCTGTGGATAATAAGGCTGTGGCAGAGTGGTTGGCAAA GTACTGGCAAACCCGTGAGCAGCGCGCCCCGACAACCACCAAGGTGAAGCCACAGGGCAAAGCCAGAGCAGAGGACCAGGAGCAGCAGGATCCAATGGAGTTTCTCCAGTCTGATGAAGAGAATGGAGACGAGGAAGAGGccgcagaggaggagaagggcaGCCATGGGGGAGGTGCCGCCAAGCGCCGCCTCCAGGAGCAGCGTGAGCGGCTCCACGGTGCTCTGGCACTCATTGAGCTGGCCAACAACCTGTCTGCCTGA